DNA sequence from the Streptomyces canus genome:
TCGAACGGCTCCTACCTCTGAGTCAACGACTGTTCGGTCAACGTGAGTTGCCCGGCCTTGATGGTCGCGAGGCGGGGTGCCCGACGAGCGATCGACGAGTCATGGGTGACCAGGACGAACGTCAGCCCGTACTCGTGCCACAGCCCCTCCAGCAACGCCATGATCTCGTCGCGCATCGACTCGTCGAGGTTGCCGGTGGGCTCGTCGGCGAGCAGCACCTTCGGCTTCTTGACCAGTGCACGCGCGATGGCCACCCGCTGCTGCTGGCCGCCGGACAACTCGGAGGGCGCGTGGGTGAGCCGCTCACCCAGCCCCACCGAGCGGAGCGCCTCCGCCGCCCGCTCACGCCGTTCCGCCGGCTTCACTCCCAGCGGGACCAGCGCCGTCTCGACGTTCTCCTGAGCGGTCAGGGTCGGGATGAGGTTGAACGACTGGAAGATGATGCCGATCTTCTCGGCCCGCAGCCGGGTCAGCCTGGCCTCGCTGACCTTCGCCAGATCGACGCCGTCCAGTTCGACGCTGCCCTCGGTCGGGCGGTCCAGGCCGCCGATCATCTGCAACAGCGTGGACTTGCCGCCACCGGTGGGGCCCTGGATGACCAACTGGTCGCCGTCCTCGATGGTGAGGTCGACGCCCCGCAGCGCCTCCACCGTCTCCTTGCCGCGCGAGTAGCGCTTGGTGACGCCGGTGAGTCTGTACATGAGAACTCCGTAGAGAAGAAGAAGTGGGGAAGGCGACAGCGGACGGCGCTCGGGTCGCGCAGGCCGACGGTTTCGTCTACGACACGCTGCGCAGCGCGTCCGCGGGCCGCATCCGCGAGGCCCGCCACCCGCCCATCGCCCCGGCGATCAGCCCGCCGGTCACCGCGAGGCCCACCGCGAGCGCGATGGTGGTCATCGATACGGGCGCGGAGAGCGCGATCTCCATGGTGTTCCGGGTGGCCTGCTGTCCGGGGCCGCCGCCGCCCGGGCCGCCGCCCATGCCGCCACCGCCGCCGGTGCTGCCGAGCTGCGCGGTCAGCTTGGGGCTGATCGCGGTCACCGTGTACGCGGCCGCGAGGCCGAGGCCGATGCCGAGGGCGCCGCCGAGCAGGCCGTTCACGATCGACTCGCCGACGACCTGCCGGGTGACCCGGCGGCTCGGCCAGCCGAGCGCCTTCAGGGTGCCGAACTCGCGCACCCGGCGGGAGACCGCCGAGGAGGTCAGCAGCGCGGCGACCAGGAAGGCGGCGACGAGCACGGCGATGGACAGCCACTTGCCCACGCTGGTCGCGAGGTTGGAGGCGGTGGACAGGGACCCGGAGACGGTCTCCGCGAGATCGGCGGAGGTCGTGACGGTCGTACCGGAGATGTTCTTCTGGATCGCCGACTTGACCGAGTCGATCTGCTGGGAGTCGGTCGCCTTGACGTAGATCGTGGTGACCTGGTTCTTGGCGTCGGCCAGCGTCTGCGCCTGCTTCAGCGGCAGGTAGACGTCGGTGGTGGACTCACTGCTGTCCGGCGTCGCGATGCCGATGATCGTGTACTTGGTGCCGGAGATCTTCAAAGTCTTGCCGACCTTGAGGGAGTTCTCCTTGGCGTACGCCTTGCTGACGACGGCGACCTTCGCGTCGGTCTGCGCGGCGGTGAAGGTCTTGCCGATGGTGATCTTGGAGCCGGCCAGCGGGCCGAGCGTCTGGTCGGTGACGTCCACGCCGGCGACGGAGTAGGAGTTCACGTCGAAGTTGGCGCCGCCGCCCTGGACCTGGGGCGCGGCGGTGCTGGTGCCGCCGGAGCCGCCGCCCGGACCGCCCTGGCCGCCGTTCCCGGTGTTACCACCGGAACTCTGCGCCTTGCCCTGGGTGAAGGAGCCGTCGACCTTGGTGACGTTCAGGGTCAGCGCGCCCACCGCGCTCGCCACGCCACTCTGCCGGGAGACCTTGGTGACCACGCTCGACGCCAGGGCCTGACCGCCCTGGGTCATCACGCGGTCGGAGCTCTGTGTGTCGTCACTGTCGTTGGAGTTGGCGTCGAACCGGAAGTTCGGTCTGCCCGAACTTCCGGACGTCGGGGCCGACCTCGCCTTGGTGACGGTCATGTCGGTGCCGAGCCCGTAGAGCGACTTCAGGACCTTGTCCTGAGCCTGTGTCATGCCGGCCGACACCGAGTTGACGGTGATGACCAGCGCGATACCGAGCGCCAGACCCAGAGCGATGACCAGGGCCGCCTTCTTGCGCCGGCCCAGCTCGCGCTTGAGATAGATGCCAAACATCCCGTTCCTCGAGGTTCTTGGCGCCCGCTGTGGGCGCGCCCTCAAGGTAGGGACGCAGCATTGCGGGGCCGTGAGGAAGGGATATGTGCCGGCTGAGAAGGGATGTGCGCGAGCTGAGAATGTGCGCGGCGGCCGTCCACGGACCGGTGCGTACCTCGCGGTCCCACGCGAGATCCACCCCCACCCGGTCCATGGATGGCCGCCGCGCTCCCCCCTCGGATGCGGTCGGCGGAACGCCACCCCCCAAGTGTGAAGCTCTTGTGGAGGGCGTGTGATGAGCATAAGCCGCCAACCGGCCGCAGTGGGGGTGGAAGCAGATATTCCGCTTGGGGAGATCGGCTGCTCAGCCGCGCCCCACATACGGCATCGCCGTCGCCAGTACGGTCGCGAACTGCACGTTCGCCCCCAGCGGCAGCTCCGCCATGTGCCGCACCGTGCGCGCCACATCCGCCACGTCCATCACGGGTTCCGGCGCGACCTCCCCGTTGGCCTGCAACGCCCCGGTCCCCATCCGCGCGGTCATGTCGGTAGCCGCGTTCCCGATGTCGATCTGCCCCACCGCGATGCCGTACGGCCGCCCGTCCAGCGACAGCGACTTGGTGAGGCCGGTGAGGGCGTGTTTGGTCGCGGTGTAGGCGACGGAGTGCGGCCGGGGTGTGTGCGCCGAGATCGAGCCGTTGTTGATGATCCGTCCGCCCTGCGGGTCCTGCTCCTTCATCTGCCGGTACGCCGCCTGCGCGCACAGGAACGCCCCGTTGAGGTTGGTGTCCACCACATGCCGCCAGGCGTCGTACGGCAGCTCCTCCACCGGCACCCCGCCGGGACCGAACGTCCCCGCGTTGTTGAACAGCAGATCCACCCGCCCGAACCGCTCCACGGCGGCGGCGAACAGCGCGGCCACGTCCTCGGGCCGCGAGACGTCCGTCCGTACGGCGAGACAGGCGCCCTCGGGCACGAGTGCCGCCGTCTCCTCCAGGGTCTCGGTCCGCCGCCCCGCCAGCGCCACCGACCAGCCCGTACGCAGCAGTTCCACGGCGACCGCACGCCCGATCCCGGAGCCCGCTCCGGTCACCACGGCGGTCTTCACGTTCTTGGTGTCCATGCATCCGCAGCGTAGGTGAGGCAGGGGCTCACGCCGGCGTGAGGAGCTCTCCCGGGTAGCGCACGCCGATCCGGTCCCGTACCGCGTCGAGCGTCCGCATCACCGCGAGGGTGCCCTCCAGCGGCACCAGCGGCGACTGGCTCTCCCCGCCCCGCAGCGCCCGCATGACCTCGCGGGCCTCGTGCTTGAGGCTGTTGCGCGGCCCGTCGGCCGGGTCGGCGACGAACTCCTCCGGGTCACGTCCGTCGCGGTGCAGAACGAAACGGTCCGGGTGGAAGAAGCCGTTCGGGATGTCGATCCGGCCCAGCGAGCCGGTGACCGACGCGATCGTGGCGGTGCCGCCGGTCAGGGAGCAGTGCAGGGAGGCGAGCGCCCCGCTGTCCCAGGACAGCAGCGCGCCCGTCTGGAGGTCCACGCCCTCCTCGGAGAGCACGGCCTTCGCCGTGACGTCCGAGGGCTCCCCGAGCAGCAGATGCGCGAACGACACCGGGTACACCCCGAGGTCGAGGAGCGC
Encoded proteins:
- a CDS encoding ABC transporter ATP-binding protein, producing MYRLTGVTKRYSRGKETVEALRGVDLTIEDGDQLVIQGPTGGGKSTLLQMIGGLDRPTEGSVELDGVDLAKVSEARLTRLRAEKIGIIFQSFNLIPTLTAQENVETALVPLGVKPAERRERAAEALRSVGLGERLTHAPSELSGGQQQRVAIARALVKKPKVLLADEPTGNLDESMRDEIMALLEGLWHEYGLTFVLVTHDSSIARRAPRLATIKAGQLTLTEQSLTQR
- a CDS encoding ABC transporter permease yields the protein MFGIYLKRELGRRKKAALVIALGLALGIALVITVNSVSAGMTQAQDKVLKSLYGLGTDMTVTKARSAPTSGSSGRPNFRFDANSNDSDDTQSSDRVMTQGGQALASSVVTKVSRQSGVASAVGALTLNVTKVDGSFTQGKAQSSGGNTGNGGQGGPGGGSGGTSTAAPQVQGGGANFDVNSYSVAGVDVTDQTLGPLAGSKITIGKTFTAAQTDAKVAVVSKAYAKENSLKVGKTLKISGTKYTIIGIATPDSSESTTDVYLPLKQAQTLADAKNQVTTIYVKATDSQQIDSVKSAIQKNISGTTVTTSADLAETVSGSLSTASNLATSVGKWLSIAVLVAAFLVAALLTSSAVSRRVREFGTLKALGWPSRRVTRQVVGESIVNGLLGGALGIGLGLAAAYTVTAISPKLTAQLGSTGGGGGMGGGPGGGGPGQQATRNTMEIALSAPVSMTTIALAVGLAVTGGLIAGAMGGWRASRMRPADALRSVS
- a CDS encoding SDR family oxidoreductase, which gives rise to MDTKNVKTAVVTGAGSGIGRAVAVELLRTGWSVALAGRRTETLEETAALVPEGACLAVRTDVSRPEDVAALFAAAVERFGRVDLLFNNAGTFGPGGVPVEELPYDAWRHVVDTNLNGAFLCAQAAYRQMKEQDPQGGRIINNGSISAHTPRPHSVAYTATKHALTGLTKSLSLDGRPYGIAVGQIDIGNAATDMTARMGTGALQANGEVAPEPVMDVADVARTVRHMAELPLGANVQFATVLATAMPYVGRG